In the Sinorhizobium garamanticum genome, one interval contains:
- a CDS encoding DUF2165 family protein: MCRTKKVLSMSPEATFWLFQLTAAACLALWMIVAVANNVQGFQASVGAVGVTMSMTLLKEAPLDKPPFHNRAVNSVAAHRVALIGVLVRWLVRLLFR, from the coding sequence ATGTGCCGCACAAAGAAGGTATTGTCCATGTCACCTGAAGCGACGTTCTGGCTTTTCCAACTCACTGCAGCGGCCTGCTTGGCCCTTTGGATGATCGTGGCTGTTGCAAATAACGTTCAAGGCTTCCAGGCCTCGGTGGGAGCCGTGGGCGTCACGATGAGCATGACACTCCTAAAGGAGGCACCGCTCGATAAGCCGCCGTTCCATAATCGTGCAGTGAATAGCGTCGCTGCTCATAGGGTGGCTCTGATCGGCGTCCTCGTCAGGTGGCTAGTGCGCTTGCTCTTTCGGTAG
- a CDS encoding DUF2165 family protein: MASALALSVGTGLIAVQPFQYASAQAIGVLNMGLSAFVLCWCFMFIAGLWFGFWIKQEGLLLTQLLLASWGLLSFLVFNMAR; encoded by the coding sequence GTGGCTAGTGCGCTTGCTCTTTCGGTAGGAACAGGCCTGATTGCCGTCCAACCTTTCCAATATGCATCGGCGCAGGCTATCGGCGTGCTCAACATGGGCCTGAGCGCCTTCGTGCTATGCTGGTGCTTCATGTTCATCGCTGGACTTTGGTTCGGGTTCTGGATCAAGCAGGAGGGGCTTCTGCTTACCCAGCTTCTCCTTGCAAGTTGGGGGCTGCTCAGCTTTTTGGTCTTCAACATGGCGCGGTAG